The genomic segment CTCGACGAGGGACAGCGCGAGATCGATACCCGAGGCGACACCCGCGGCCGTCCACACCACCTCGGAGCTTCGCACGAAGATCGGATCGGGATCGACGTCGATGGCGGGGAACTCACCGGCCAGCCGCTCGGCGAAGGCCCAGTGGGTGGTGGCGCGGCAGCCGTCGAGCAGCCCGGCCTCGGCGGCGAGGAAGGCGCCCGTGCAGACGGTCACGACGCGGCGCGCGTGGCCCGCCGCGGCTTTGATCCAGGCCACCAGGTCCGCGTCTTGCCGAGCGGCGTCGACGCCGCCGCCGCCGGGCAGCACGACCGTGTCGATCTGGTCGTCGGGGTCGGGCAGCGGGGCGCCGACGAACGCGAGGCCGCTCGGGGTGGTGATCGGCCGGCCCTGCACCGAGGCCAGGACGACGTCGTAGCCGCCGTCGGTCAGCAGCGCTGCGCCGGTGAACACGTCGTAGGGCCCGACGACGTCGAGCGCCTGCACACCCGGAAAGCCGACGATGACGACCTTGCGAACCATGGATTCAGTGTTGGCCGAACCAGGGTATGTCGTCTAGGCCTAGTACCCCACGAATCAGGACATCGGACCTGATCCCGGGCCGCTCGACCGGCCTTGGCAGACTGTTCCCATGGCACAGATAACTCTGCGAGGAAACGCGATCAACACTGTCGGCGAGCTTCCTGCCGTCGGATCTAAAGCTCCAGCCTTTAATTTGACCGGCGCCGATCTGGGTGTGGTCAGCAGCGACCAGTTCAGCGGTAAGTCCGTGCTGCTGAACATCTTTCCGTCGGTGGACACTCCGGTGTGCGCGACCAGCGTGCGGAAATTCAACGAGCGTGCCGCCGGCGGCGGTGCGACCGTGGTGAATGTGTCCAAGGACCTGCCGTTCGCGCAGAAGCGGTTCTGCGGCGCAGAAGGCATCGAGAACGTCACCACGGCCTCGGCATTCCGGGACAGCTTCGGCGAGGACTATGGCATCACGATCGCCGATGGTCCGATGGCCGGACTGCTCGGCCGGGCCGTCGTGGTGATCGGCGCCGACGGCAACGTCGCCTACGCACAACTGGTGCCCGAGATCGCCGAGGAGCCCGATTACGACGCGGCGCTGGCAGCGCTGGGCGCCTAGCCTCGGGTCATAGTCCCAGTAGCCGGACCGCTTCGGCCCGCATATCGACCTTGCGAACCTTCCCGGTGACTGTCATCGGGAACTCGTCGACGATGTGGATGTAGCGGGGGATCTTGTAGTGCGCGAGTTTCCCGGCGCAGAAGGCCCGCACGGCTTCGGCGTCTAACGGGGGGCGGTCTGGCCGCATCTTGATCCAGGCACAGATCTCCTCGCCGTACTTGGCGTCGGGAACACCGACGACTTGCGCGTCGTCGACGTCGGGGTGGGTGTGCAGGAAGTCCTCGATCTCGCGCGGATACACGTTCTCGCCGCCGCGGATAACGACGTCCTTGATGCGCCCGACGATCGCGCAGTAGCCGTCGTCGGCCATCACCGCGAGATCGCCGGTGTGCATCCAGCCGTCGCGATCGATCACCTCGCGGGTCTTGCCGTCATCGTGCCAGTAGCCGAGCATCACCGAGTAGCCGCGAGTGCACAGCTCGCCCGGCTGACCCCGCTTGACGATCTCACCGCTGCTCGCGTCGATGACCTTGATCTCGACGTGCGGATGAACGCGGCCGACGGTTTCCGTTCGGTGGGCGAGGTCGTCGTCGATCCGGGTCTGACAGGACACCGGGGACGTCTCGGTCATTCCGTAGGCGATCGACAGCTCCGACAGGTGCAGTTCGTCGACGCAGCGCCGCATCACCTCGACCGAGCACGTCGCGCCGGCCATGATGCCAGTCCGCAATGACGACACGTCGCGGCGGCCGAGGTCGGGGTGGCCGAGGATCGCGATGAACATCGTGGGCACGCCGTAGAGTCCCGTGCACCGCTCGGTTTCGATCGCGTCCAGCGTCGCGGCGGGATCGAACCCGGGCGCCGGAATCACCATGGTGGCCGCGTGCGTGGTGCAGCCCAGGTTGCCCATCACCATGCCGAAGCAGTGGTAAAAGGGCACCGGGATGCACAGCCGGTCCCCGGGCCGAAGTCCGATGCATTCGGTGACGAAGTACCCGTTGTTGAGGATGTTGCGGTGCGACAGGACCGCCCCCTTGGGGGAACCCGTTGTGCCCGAGGTGTATTGGATGTTGATCGGATCCCGGGGTTTCAGTCCGGCCAGCCGGCAACCCAATTGGTCGCCGGTTACCGCAGCGGCTCGCAGTCGCAACCGCTCCCAGTCCTCGGTACCCAGGAACACGACATCCGACAATTCGGGGAGTTCGGCGCGTATCTCGGCGATCATGCTCCGGTAGTTGGAGGTTTTGAACGTCGTCGCGGACACCAGCAGCCGTGTCCCCGAATCGCGCAGCACATGCGACAACTCGTACGTACGGTACGCGGGATTAACCGAGACGAGGATCGCGCCGACCTTTGCCGTGGCGTACTGAAGGATGGTCCATTCCGGGCAGTTGGGCGACCATATTCCTACCCTGTCCCCAGTCTGAATGCCCACCGCCATCAATGCGCGGGCCACACAATCGATCTCGGCGTTGAGTTCGGCATAGGTCCACCGCCGCCCGCCGGCCACGTCGACAAGCGCCTCGGAGTCCGGATGGCTGCGCACGGTGCGCTCGAAGTTCGCCCCGATCGTCTCTTCCAGCAGGGGAGTGTCGACCGGACCGGCGTCGTGGGAGTCCGCGGCGCTGTACCGGAGTCGCAGCTCGTTTTTGAGCACCTTGCCGTTGGCGTTGCGCGGCAAGGCTTCCACAACCGCGACCCGGCGCGGCCGTTTGTAGGCAGCAAGATGCACGCGGCAGTGCGTCTCGATTTCGTCGTCGGTCGGCGGATTCGCGGGGTCGCGCGGGACGATCACTGCGACCGGGATCTCGCCCCATTTCGGGTCGGGCGCTCCGATGACCGCGACCTCGGCGACCTTGTCGTGCGCTGCCACGACGTTCTCCACCTCGGCGCTGTAGATGTTCTCTCCGCCCGAGATGATCATGTCTTTCCTGCGGTCGACGACATAAATGTAGCCCTCGCCGTCCTGGCGGACCAGATCGCCGGAATGAAACCAACCGCCCCGAAAGGCCTCGGCGGTCTCGATCGGCCGGTTCCAGTACTCCTTCATCAGCAGCGGCCCGAGGTACACGATCTCGCCGACTTCGCCCCGCGCAACGTCGTTCATCTCGTCGTCGACGATGCGGACCTCGACGCCCAGCATCGGGGTGCCCACCGACCCGATCTTGCGGATCGCGTCGTCGCCGCGCAGCAGGCACGTGATCGGGCTGCACTCGGTCTGACCGAATGCGGCGATCACCTCGGCGCGCGGAAAGGTCTCGAACATGGTGCGCAGCAATGTGGTTGACGCGGGCGCCGCGCCCCACCACACCCGACGCAGCCGGTCGAGGTCGCAGGACCGAAGGTCGGGCAGCGCACATACGAGCTGCCATTGGGCCGGCGTCATCCAGCACGACGTGACTCGCTCGGCGGCGATCATCCGCATGGTGGCCTCGGGGTCGAAGCCGCCCGATGGCGGGACGACGACGGTGCCGCCGGTCAGGAACGTCGGCAACATCCCCGAGACTCCGGCGACATGGAACAGCGGCGCATGCGCCATCCAGCAGTTGTCGTCCGCACCGAGACCCAGGGTGGCGATCACACTCACCGCGTGCAAGTACAGGTTGCGGTGGCTGATCACCGCGCCCTTCGGAAAACCCGTCGTACCCGAGGTGTACATGATGAACGCGGACGCCTCGTCCGCGACTGCGACTTCGACCGCACGGCCCTCTGCCGCAGCGATCAGGTCGTCCAGGTGGTCGCCGATCGTCAGAACGGTCCGCACCGACGGTGCGTTGGTGTGCGCCCGCGCGACGGCCGGTGCGCACGCCGAGTCCACGACCACCACGACGGAGCCACTGTCAGCGAGCACATACGCGATCTCGTCAGCGACCAGACGGAAGTTGACCGGCACTGCCACGGCGCCCAGGCGCAGCGTTGCAAGCCAGACTTCCACTAGCTCAAGACAATTCAAGCCGACCACGGCGACGCGGTCGCCCGGCGCAACCCCGTTCGCCGACAACACATTCGCCAGCCGGGTCGTCCGATCGTCGAGTTGCGCGAAGGTACACCGCCGGCGCGAATCGACCAGCGCGAGGTTGTCGGGCCGCACCCGGGCGTGGCGAGCCAGCACGTCGCTGAGCGTGATGCCGGTGTCAGCCACGGATTCCTACAGGCCCGCACGGTCGGCGAGCAGCGCCCGGTTCCGGGTGCTGCTGCCGAACAGTGCCTCGGTGCTCTTGGCCCGGCGGAAGTACAGGTGCAGATCGTGTTCCCACGTGAAGGCGATGCCGCCGTGGACTTGGATGGCGGTCCCGGCGCACAACACATAGGTATCCGCGGCCTGGGCCTTCACCAGCGGCGCCGCGACCTGCAGCTCATTTCCGAGGGCAGCGCTCATCGCGGCGAACATCACCGCCGCGCGGGTCGCATCGATCTCGATCAGCATCTCGGCGCACGCGTGCTTGACCGCCTGAAACGACCCGATGGGACGGTCGAATTGCTCTCGACTGCGGGCATATCCGACCGCAAGCTCGAGACACGCCTCGGCGCCGCCGAGCATCTCGGCGGCCAGCAGCACCCGAGCCACGTCCAGCACCCGTTCGACGTCGTCGGTGGAGCCCGCCGACAAGGTATCGGCCGGAGCCTGCGCCAGCCGCAGCGTCGCGACGGGGCGGGTGATGTCGAAGGAGGGCAGGCCGACGACCCCGACCCCGGGCGAGTCCGCGCTGACGACATGCAGACGCACCACACCGTCATCGGCCAGCGCCGGCACCACAAAGACAGTGGCGAGCCCGCCGTGCAATACCGGGGTGCACTCGCCGGTGAGCACGACCCGACTGCCGTGGCGCTGCGCGTGTACCGTCGCCGCCGACGCGTCGGTCACCCGGTGGCCGCCCGCCGCGAACGCGCCGATCTGATCGCCGGAAAGCAGGCCGGGCAGCAGGCTTTTGCGTTGCTCGTCATCACCCAGCCGGAGAATCGCCTCGATCGCGAACGTCGTAGCGGCGAAGGGAACCGGAGTCAGCGTGCGTCCCAATTCAGCGAACGCGATGGCGGTTTCGACGACGGTGGCGCCGGTGCCGCCATATTCGAGCGGTGTGTGCAGCGCCGGCAGCTCCAGCTCGGTGCACAGCCGTTTCCAGAGCCGGCCGTCGTAGGTCGCTTCTCGGATGCGGGTGTGCTCGCGAAGGAAGCCACGCAGCGACGCGCAGAAGTCGTCTTGTTCGGTGCTGTAGCGAAAGTCCATTCAGGTTTCAACCCTGCCTGGCTTCCGGACGTGGTTCCTTCGGGAGCCCGAGTAGCCGCTCGCCGATCAGATTGCGTTGTATTTGCGAACTGCCGGCATAGATCGTGGCGGCCCGAGAGTAGAGCAACTCATCCATCCAGCAGGCGGGGGAGTTGGGCGTGCCCGCTTCCGGGACTAGGCGCGCCCCACCGTTTCCGGGCCCGACCGGGCCGAGCGCGTCCAGTTCCAGGATTTCGGCGGCGAGATCGGTGTAGCGCCGGAAGTATTCGCTCCAAATGACTTTGGTGATCGCGGCCTCGGCACCGGGCAACCGCCCGTTCAGCGACAAAGTGAGGCCACGGTAACCGCGGTACCGCATGATCTGAATCCGGGAAAGGCACCACGCCAACTCATCTCGGATATGCGGGTCGGTGTTCATTCCACGTTCGCGCGCAAGTGCGCACAGCCGCTCGAAGTCGCGACCAAAATCGATGGCCGCGGTGGTGAGTTGCGAACTGCGTTCAAACCCGAGCGCCGTCATCGCGGTTGGCCATCCGTTACCCACCCCGCCCACTACGTTGGCGGATCCGGTGCGGGCATCGGTGAAGAAGACTTCGCTGAACGATGAGTGTCCCGCCGCGTTGACGATCGGGCGAACCTCGACGCCGGTTTGTTCCATCGGCACCAGCAAGAAGGAGAGCCCTTTGTGCTTGGGCACGTCGGGATTCGTCCGCACCAACACGAAGATCCAGTTAGCGGTGAGACCGGCCGACGTCCAGATCTTCTGACCGTTGATCAACCACTCATCGCCGTCGAGCACGGCTCGGGTCCGAACCGATGCCAGATCCGAGCCGGCGTCGGGCTCTGAGAATCCCTGGCACCAGCGATCTTCGCCGCTGAGGATGCGTGGCAGAAAATGCTGCTTTTGCGCCTCGGATCCCAACGCGATCAGTGTATTGCCCAGCAAATCAATACCCAGCAGGTCGTTTTCGGCACGCTCGGGCGCACCGGCCCGGGCAAGCTCTTCGGCGAGCACCACCTGTTCGATGGGCGAGAGACCGCCCCCGCCGTATTCCGTCGGCCAGGACACGGCAACCAGGCCGCTGGCCGAAAGCGCGCGCCGCCAGCGCAACTCGAATGCCTCGCGCTCGGCCGGTGACAACGCGCCGGCTCCCGACCAGCCGGCCGGGAGGTGTTCAGCCAGTAATGCACGAATCCGGTACCGGAATGCTTCGGCTTCGGGCGGGTAAGTGATGTCCATTGCGGGCCTGAATCACGGCCGTTGTTTGGATGCGGGCAGGATCTCCGGCGCGGCACGCCAGTCGTCGAGTCCGTACTCGACCGTTCCGTACGACAGCTTCCCGCCGGTGACTTCACCCCAGTGGGCGTGGTTGAGCTGGTGGATCTTGAAGCAGCCGTCGAGTGCGGTGGTGAAGCCCATGGCATCGACCGTCTGGTTCACCGATTCCTTGATCAGCAGTGCGGCCACGGTGGGGACCTTTGCGATGCGGCGGGCGAATTCGATTGTGTTGGTGCTCAATTCGCTTGTCGCAAAAACCTTGCTGACCATTCCCAGCGAGTGCGCTTCGTCGGCGCCGATGCAGTCGCCAGTGAGCAGCAGCTCCTTCGATTTGCGCGGCCCAAACTCCCATGGGTGGCCGAAATACTCGACGCCACACATGCCCAGGCGCGTGCCGACGACGTCGGCGAACACGGCGTCCTCACTTGCGACGATCAGATCGCAGCACCAGGCCAACATCAGGCCCGCGGACAGCACCGTGCCGTGGACCTGCGCGATGGTGATCTTGCGGAGATTCCGCCACCGCTTGGTATTTTCGAAGTAGTAGTGCCACTCCTGACGATTGCGCGACTCCACGCCGCCAAACGTTCCTCCGTTGCATTGGTAGCTGGGGTGTTGACCCGGGCCCGGTGCGCGTTCACGGACATCGTCAGCGGATCCAAGATCGTGGCCGGCGGAGAAGGCGGGGCCCGCTCCCCGCAGGATCACGACCCGGACCGTGTCGTCAGCCTCGGCGAGCTCGAAGGCGGCACCCAACTCGACGAGCATTCCGCGCGTCTGCGCGTTGCGCTGTTTCGGGCGATTCAGGGTGATCGCCGCGATTCGACCCTCGTCGAGCGTCTCGTATCCGATGAAGTCGAATTGCGACTCGGAACTCTTCCGGCGATCGACCGAATGGAGTCCGTTGACGTTCATGGCGGCTCCTTTTGCTGCCTACTTCCCCCTGAACGGGTGACCTGTGCGAGGTTACGCGGCACTCCCGCAAGATGTCCATAGCCAATACGCGCATATCTGGACATCGTCTGGGTAAATTACCAAGCAAATTGGCTCTTGTAAGTGACGAAGTATCTTGCTAGTACTGTGGTATACCTAGAGCACCAGCTTCGCGGCCCACGAGAATCGAGAAGGGTTGACCCATGGAGATCGGAATATTCCTGATGCCGGCCCACCCACCGGAGCGTTCGCTGTACGACGCCACCCAATGGGACCTCGACATGATCGAGCTGGCCGATCAACTTGGGTACGTCGAAGCGTGGGTCGGCGAACACTTCACGGTGCCCTGGGAGCCGATCTGCGCCCCCGACCTGCTGTTGGCGCAGGCACTGCTGCGGACGAAGTCCATCAAGCTCGCGCCCGGCGCACATCTGCTGCCATATCACCACCCGGTCGAATTGGCCCATCGGGTGGCCTATTTCGATCATCTTGCTCAGGGCCGATTCATGTTGGGCGTCGGAGCAAGTGGAATTCCGGGCGACTGGGCACTGTATGACGTCGATGGCAAGAACGGCGAGCATCGCGAGATGACTCGTGAAGCGCTCGAAATCATGTTGCGCATCTGGACCGAAGACCAGCCCTGGGAACATCGCGGAAAGTACTGGAACGCCAACGGGATCGCCCCGATGTTCGAGGGCCTGATGAAGCGTCATATCAAGCCCTTCCAGAAGCCGCATCCCCCGATCGGGGTTACCGGGTTCAGCGCGGGCTCCGAGACACTCAAGCTTGCCGGCGAGCGCGGCTACCTACCGATGAGTCTCGACCTCAACACCGAATACGTCGCCACACATTGGGACGCAGTGCTAGAAGGCGCGGCGCGCAGTGGCCGGACTCCAGATCGCCGTGATTGGCGGTTGGTCCGTGAGGTTTTCGTCGCCGAGACCGACGAGCAGGCCTTCCGTTACGCCGTCGACGGCACGATGGGGCGCAACATGCGCGAATACGTGCTGCCGACATTCCGCATGTTCGGCATGACCAAGTTCTACAAACACAACCCGTCGGTGCCCGACGAGGACGTGACGCCGGAATACCTCGCCGAGAACACCTTCGTGGTCGGCTCCGTGGAGACGGTGGTCGACAAACTCGAGGCCACCTACGACCAGGTGGGCGGGTTCGGGCACCTCCTGGTGCTCGGATTCGACTATGTCGAGAACCCGGGCCCCTGGAAAGAGTCCCTGAGGCTGCTAGCTGAAGAAGTCATGCCCAAACTGAACGCCCGCATCGCCAAGAAACCCCTCGCCGCGATCGTCTAGCGGTCGCCGCCCGAAAGAGAGCAAAGCAATGGCGGATCGCGAAGTAACCATTGGGTACTCGGACGGAACATGCAAGACGATGCCGGTGCGGGAGGACCAGACGGTCCTTGACGCCGCCGAAGAACACGGCGTAGCGATCGTCAGCGAATGCCAAAGCGGAATCTGTGGCACGTGTGTGGCCAGCTGCACCTGGGGCCAGTACGAGATGGGCCGCACCGAGGGCCTTTCCGATGTGGAGCGCGATGCACGAAAGATCCTGACCTGTCAGACTTTTGCCACTTCAGATTGCCGGATCGAACTGCAGTATCCGGCCGACGACAACGCGGCGCGCCTGGTCGCGTGTGACGCAGTGGTGACCGCGGTCGACGTGCTGTCACCCAGCACCGCGGTGTTGCGGGTGCAGGTCTCGTCCAGGACGGGCGCACTCGACTACCAGGCGGGTCAGTTCGCCCAACTGCGGGTGCCGGGCACCAACACGTGGCGCAACTACTCCTACGCACATCCCGCCGACGGCAGCGGTCAGCTCGAATTCATCATCCGACTGCTGCCGGACGGAGTGATGTCGAACTACCTGCGCGATCGCGCGCAGCCCGGTGACCGTATCGCGCTGCGGTGCAGCAAGGGCAGCTTCGGTCTGCGCCCCGTGGTGCGGCCGGTGATCCTGGTCGCCGGCGGCACGGGTTTGTCGGCGATCCTGGCGATGGCCGAGAGCCTGAGTGCCGAAACGGCCCACCCCGTCTACCTGCTCTACGGAGTAACGTCCAGCGAAGACCTGTGCAAGCTCGACGAACTCAAGGCGCTGCGAGACCGGGTGACGGCGGTGGAAGTGCACGTCATCGTCGCGCGCCCGAGCCCTGAATGGCAAGGGCCGATCGGCCTGGTCACGGATCTCCTGGACGAGCGGATGCTGTCCGGAGGTGACGCCGACGTGTATCTGTGCGGCCCGGCTCCGATGGTCGAAGCAACCCGAACATGGTTGGACAACAACGGTTTTCATCGTGTGGGGCTCTACTACGAAAAGTTCGTCCCCAGTGGGGCAGCGCGGCGGCGCAATCCGGTTCACCTCGACCCGACAAGCATCGACATTGCCGAGGTCCGCCGTCGCGGCCGCGGGACCGCGGTAGTCATCGGCGGCAGCATCGCGGGCATAGCCGCCGCGAAGGTACTCAGTGAGACCTTTGATCGGGTCATCGTTCTGGAAGCCGACGATCCGCACCGTCGGCGAGAGGGCAGGCCGGGCGCGGCACAGGGCTGGCACCTGCACCACTTGCTGACCGCCGGTCAGATCGAGTTGGAGCGCTTCTTTCCCGGCATCGTCGACGACATGGTGCGTGAGGGTGCGTTCAAGGTTGACATGGCGGCCCAGTACCGAATCCGGTTGGGCGGAAGCTGGAAGAAGCCCGGCACCAGTGACATTGAGATCGTCTGTGCCGGAAGGCCGTTGCTAGAGTGGTGCGTACGACGCCGCCTCGACGGCGAGCCGAAGATCGACTTCCGCTACGAGTCCGAGGTGGACGACCTCGTATTCGACCGCGCGAACAACGCCATCGTCGGAGTTGCCGTCAGTAAAGACGGTGAATTCGAGGTGGTGCCGGCCGAATTCGTCGTCGACGCATCGGGCAAGAACACCCGCGTGCCGGAATTCTTGGATCGCATCGGCATCGGAGCGCCGGAGGTCGAACAGGACATCATCAACTGCTTCTATTCGACGATGCAGCACCGCGTTCCGCCGGAGCGGCAATGGCAGGACAAGGTCATGGTGATCTGCTACGCGTATCGTCCCTTCGAGGACACCTACGCCGCGCAGTACTACACCGACAGCTCACGCACCATCCTTTCGACATCCCTGGTCGCCTACAACTGTTACTCGCCGCCGCGCACCGCCCGGGAGTTTCGCGAATTCGCCGATCTGATGCCCTCGCCGGTGGTGGGCGAAAACATCGACGGGTTGGAACCGGCATCTGCGATATACAACTTCCGCTATCCGAACATGCTCTGGTTGCACTACGAGAAGAAGCGCCATCTGCCGCGCGCGCTAGTCGCCGTCGGGGACGCCTACACCAGCGCCGATCCGGTATCCGGCTTAGGTATGAGCTTGGCGCTAAAGGAAGTTCGGGAAATGCAGCTGCTGCTGGCCAAATACGGCGCGGAACACCAAGACCTGCCGCGCCGCTACTACAAGTCGATCGCGAAGATGGCCCACACCGCCTGGTTCGTGATCCGCGAACAGAATCTGCGCTTCGACTGGATGAAAGACGTCGACAAGAAGCGTCCGTTCTATTTCCGCATCCTCACCTGGTATATGGATCGTCTGACGGAATTGGTGCACGACGATCTCGACGCGTACCGCGAATTCTTGGCCGTGCTGCATCTCGTCAAGCCCCCGCTGGCGCTGATGACACCCCGGATGGCGAGTCGGGTCATCGGTAAGTGGGCGCGGACGCGGTTGTCGGGGCAGAAAACGCTGATCGCCCGCAACTACGAAAATCGCACCGTACCAGCAATCGATGACGCAAACTCGCTCGTAGCCGTAGGTAGTTCGGCACCGGGCCACACCCGATAGATCCTCGACAAGAAAGGCGAAGATGTCG from the Mycobacterium lentiflavum genome contains:
- a CDS encoding enoyl-CoA hydratase, which gives rise to MNVNGLHSVDRRKSSESQFDFIGYETLDEGRIAAITLNRPKQRNAQTRGMLVELGAAFELAEADDTVRVVILRGAGPAFSAGHDLGSADDVRERAPGPGQHPSYQCNGGTFGGVESRNRQEWHYYFENTKRWRNLRKITIAQVHGTVLSAGLMLAWCCDLIVASEDAVFADVVGTRLGMCGVEYFGHPWEFGPRKSKELLLTGDCIGADEAHSLGMVSKVFATSELSTNTIEFARRIAKVPTVAALLIKESVNQTVDAMGFTTALDGCFKIHQLNHAHWGEVTGGKLSYGTVEYGLDDWRAAPEILPASKQRP
- a CDS encoding acyl-CoA dehydrogenase, giving the protein MDITYPPEAEAFRYRIRALLAEHLPAGWSGAGALSPAEREAFELRWRRALSASGLVAVSWPTEYGGGGLSPIEQVVLAEELARAGAPERAENDLLGIDLLGNTLIALGSEAQKQHFLPRILSGEDRWCQGFSEPDAGSDLASVRTRAVLDGDEWLINGQKIWTSAGLTANWIFVLVRTNPDVPKHKGLSFLLVPMEQTGVEVRPIVNAAGHSSFSEVFFTDARTGSANVVGGVGNGWPTAMTALGFERSSQLTTAAIDFGRDFERLCALARERGMNTDPHIRDELAWCLSRIQIMRYRGYRGLTLSLNGRLPGAEAAITKVIWSEYFRRYTDLAAEILELDALGPVGPGNGGARLVPEAGTPNSPACWMDELLYSRAATIYAGSSQIQRNLIGERLLGLPKEPRPEARQG
- a CDS encoding FAD-binding oxidoreductase, with product MADREVTIGYSDGTCKTMPVREDQTVLDAAEEHGVAIVSECQSGICGTCVASCTWGQYEMGRTEGLSDVERDARKILTCQTFATSDCRIELQYPADDNAARLVACDAVVTAVDVLSPSTAVLRVQVSSRTGALDYQAGQFAQLRVPGTNTWRNYSYAHPADGSGQLEFIIRLLPDGVMSNYLRDRAQPGDRIALRCSKGSFGLRPVVRPVILVAGGTGLSAILAMAESLSAETAHPVYLLYGVTSSEDLCKLDELKALRDRVTAVEVHVIVARPSPEWQGPIGLVTDLLDERMLSGGDADVYLCGPAPMVEATRTWLDNNGFHRVGLYYEKFVPSGAARRRNPVHLDPTSIDIAEVRRRGRGTAVVIGGSIAGIAAAKVLSETFDRVIVLEADDPHRRREGRPGAAQGWHLHHLLTAGQIELERFFPGIVDDMVREGAFKVDMAAQYRIRLGGSWKKPGTSDIEIVCAGRPLLEWCVRRRLDGEPKIDFRYESEVDDLVFDRANNAIVGVAVSKDGEFEVVPAEFVVDASGKNTRVPEFLDRIGIGAPEVEQDIINCFYSTMQHRVPPERQWQDKVMVICYAYRPFEDTYAAQYYTDSSRTILSTSLVAYNCYSPPRTAREFREFADLMPSPVVGENIDGLEPASAIYNFRYPNMLWLHYEKKRHLPRALVAVGDAYTSADPVSGLGMSLALKEVREMQLLLAKYGAEHQDLPRRYYKSIAKMAHTAWFVIREQNLRFDWMKDVDKKRPFYFRILTWYMDRLTELVHDDLDAYREFLAVLHLVKPPLALMTPRMASRVIGKWARTRLSGQKTLIARNYENRTVPAIDDANSLVAVGSSAPGHTR
- a CDS encoding LLM class flavin-dependent oxidoreductase is translated as MEIGIFLMPAHPPERSLYDATQWDLDMIELADQLGYVEAWVGEHFTVPWEPICAPDLLLAQALLRTKSIKLAPGAHLLPYHHPVELAHRVAYFDHLAQGRFMLGVGASGIPGDWALYDVDGKNGEHREMTREALEIMLRIWTEDQPWEHRGKYWNANGIAPMFEGLMKRHIKPFQKPHPPIGVTGFSAGSETLKLAGERGYLPMSLDLNTEYVATHWDAVLEGAARSGRTPDRRDWRLVREVFVAETDEQAFRYAVDGTMGRNMREYVLPTFRMFGMTKFYKHNPSVPDEDVTPEYLAENTFVVGSVETVVDKLEATYDQVGGFGHLLVLGFDYVENPGPWKESLRLLAEEVMPKLNARIAKKPLAAIV
- a CDS encoding acyl-CoA dehydrogenase family protein, which produces MDFRYSTEQDDFCASLRGFLREHTRIREATYDGRLWKRLCTELELPALHTPLEYGGTGATVVETAIAFAELGRTLTPVPFAATTFAIEAILRLGDDEQRKSLLPGLLSGDQIGAFAAGGHRVTDASAATVHAQRHGSRVVLTGECTPVLHGGLATVFVVPALADDGVVRLHVVSADSPGVGVVGLPSFDITRPVATLRLAQAPADTLSAGSTDDVERVLDVARVLLAAEMLGGAEACLELAVGYARSREQFDRPIGSFQAVKHACAEMLIEIDATRAAVMFAAMSAALGNELQVAAPLVKAQAADTYVLCAGTAIQVHGGIAFTWEHDLHLYFRRAKSTEALFGSSTRNRALLADRAGL
- the tpx gene encoding thiol peroxidase, producing MAQITLRGNAINTVGELPAVGSKAPAFNLTGADLGVVSSDQFSGKSVLLNIFPSVDTPVCATSVRKFNERAAGGGATVVNVSKDLPFAQKRFCGAEGIENVTTASAFRDSFGEDYGITIADGPMAGLLGRAVVVIGADGNVAYAQLVPEIAEEPDYDAALAALGA
- a CDS encoding AMP-binding protein, which produces MRLRYSAADSHDAGPVDTPLLEETIGANFERTVRSHPDSEALVDVAGGRRWTYAELNAEIDCVARALMAVGIQTGDRVGIWSPNCPEWTILQYATAKVGAILVSVNPAYRTYELSHVLRDSGTRLLVSATTFKTSNYRSMIAEIRAELPELSDVVFLGTEDWERLRLRAAAVTGDQLGCRLAGLKPRDPINIQYTSGTTGSPKGAVLSHRNILNNGYFVTECIGLRPGDRLCIPVPFYHCFGMVMGNLGCTTHAATMVIPAPGFDPAATLDAIETERCTGLYGVPTMFIAILGHPDLGRRDVSSLRTGIMAGATCSVEVMRRCVDELHLSELSIAYGMTETSPVSCQTRIDDDLAHRTETVGRVHPHVEIKVIDASSGEIVKRGQPGELCTRGYSVMLGYWHDDGKTREVIDRDGWMHTGDLAVMADDGYCAIVGRIKDVVIRGGENVYPREIEDFLHTHPDVDDAQVVGVPDAKYGEEICAWIKMRPDRPPLDAEAVRAFCAGKLAHYKIPRYIHIVDEFPMTVTGKVRKVDMRAEAVRLLGL
- a CDS encoding GlxA family transcriptional regulator, whose protein sequence is MVRKVVIVGFPGVQALDVVGPYDVFTGAALLTDGGYDVVLASVQGRPITTPSGLAFVGAPLPDPDDQIDTVVLPGGGGVDAARQDADLVAWIKAAAGHARRVVTVCTGAFLAAEAGLLDGCRATTHWAFAERLAGEFPAIDVDPDPIFVRSSEVVWTAAGVASGIDLALSLVEDDHGTETAQTVARWMVLYLRRPGGQTQFAAPVWVPRAKRVCIREVQEAIEAQPGAPHSIGDLARRATMSPRHFTRVFTDEVGEAPGHYVERVRTEAARRQLEETDDTVVAIAARCGFGTAETMRRNFIRRIGVSPDQYRKTFA